In a single window of the uncultured Pseudodesulfovibrio sp. genome:
- a CDS encoding TraR/DksA family transcriptional regulator produces the protein MTRNQIREIRSHLMQGLQSINGQSIHGVTALENCPDDTDFASQLAQHGLSVAMQRRRVARIREIEAALKRLSHSDYGICDECGEEIGVARLKANPSARLCVNCQAAEDEGLNRRCA, from the coding sequence ATGACCAGGAACCAGATCAGGGAAATCAGGTCCCACCTCATGCAGGGCCTGCAAAGCATCAACGGCCAATCGATCCACGGCGTGACCGCGCTCGAGAACTGCCCCGACGACACCGACTTCGCTTCCCAGCTCGCGCAGCACGGTCTTTCCGTAGCCATGCAGCGACGCCGGGTGGCTCGCATCCGGGAAATCGAGGCCGCCCTCAAGCGCCTTTCCCATTCCGACTACGGTATCTGCGATGAATGCGGAGAGGAGATCGGGGTGGCCCGGCTCAAGGCCAACCCCTCGGCCCGCCTCTGCGTGAACTGCCAGGCCGCCGAGGACGAAGGCCTCAACCGGCGCTGCGCCTAG
- a CDS encoding mechanosensitive ion channel domain-containing protein: MEEQLAPVMSKITEILLFLENWLNTNVLTWRTAAQWLCALVALLVALAVWRVIRPRLERWRYVNVHNPLARGALYVVVQSGGLVLFIILAQMTAGVFEFLQYRPWVLDALSQLTVAGIAIRLLALTMPNKGLARSTATVVWVFVGLHILGLLTPFTNFLQNLSFSLGETKFTALGAVKGLILAVIFLQAAVMLSRFAVGRISHMRDVSPSVQVLLGKTIKVALFTIAILMAMSSVGIDLTSLAIFSSALGVGIGFGLQTIISNYVAGIILLMDRSVKPGDTIEVGGVFGTVSGVYGRFSSVKTRDGKEYLIPNEHFVTNEVINWTYSDTNIRLRIPVGIAYESDVNKALSLMEEAPKGMKRILTSPEPRAMLIEFGDSSVNLELRAWIADTNDGVTNIKSDVLKRIWELFHENGVTFPFPQRDVLLKPGSALAVTVDRGDPQDADDAPAAPSPSRTEE, encoded by the coding sequence ATGGAAGAACAACTCGCCCCGGTCATGTCCAAGATAACGGAGATTCTCCTTTTCCTGGAGAACTGGCTGAATACCAACGTGTTGACCTGGCGCACGGCGGCCCAATGGCTGTGCGCGCTGGTCGCCCTCCTGGTCGCCCTGGCCGTATGGCGGGTGATCCGTCCCCGGCTGGAGCGGTGGCGTTACGTGAACGTGCACAATCCGCTTGCCAGGGGCGCGCTCTATGTCGTCGTGCAGTCAGGCGGGCTGGTCCTGTTCATCATCCTGGCCCAGATGACGGCCGGGGTGTTCGAGTTTCTGCAATACCGCCCGTGGGTTCTGGACGCGCTCAGCCAATTGACCGTGGCGGGCATCGCCATCCGCCTGCTGGCCCTGACCATGCCCAACAAGGGTCTGGCCCGGAGTACGGCCACCGTGGTCTGGGTCTTTGTCGGACTGCACATCCTCGGCCTGCTCACGCCGTTCACCAATTTCCTGCAGAACCTGTCGTTCTCCCTGGGTGAGACCAAGTTTACGGCCCTGGGCGCGGTCAAGGGGCTTATCCTGGCTGTCATCTTCCTCCAGGCCGCGGTCATGCTCTCCCGTTTTGCGGTGGGGCGCATCAGCCACATGCGCGATGTCTCGCCCTCGGTTCAGGTCCTGCTCGGCAAGACGATCAAGGTCGCGCTGTTCACCATCGCCATCCTCATGGCCATGTCCAGCGTGGGCATCGACCTGACCAGCCTGGCCATCTTTTCCAGCGCGCTCGGCGTGGGCATCGGCTTCGGCCTGCAGACGATCATCTCCAACTACGTGGCCGGGATCATTTTGCTCATGGACCGGTCCGTCAAGCCGGGGGATACCATCGAAGTCGGCGGCGTGTTCGGCACGGTCAGCGGGGTGTACGGCCGTTTTTCATCGGTCAAGACCCGGGACGGCAAGGAATACCTGATTCCCAACGAGCATTTCGTGACCAACGAGGTCATCAACTGGACCTATTCGGACACCAATATCCGGCTGCGCATTCCGGTGGGCATCGCCTACGAATCCGACGTGAACAAGGCTCTGAGCCTCATGGAGGAAGCTCCCAAGGGCATGAAGCGCATCCTGACCTCGCCCGAGCCCCGGGCCATGCTCATCGAGTTCGGCGACAGCTCGGTCAACCTGGAGCTGCGTGCCTGGATCGCGGACACCAACGACGGGGTGACCAACATCAAGAGCGACGTGCTCAAGCGTATCTGGGAACTGTTCCACGAAAACGGCGTCACCTTCCCGTTCCCGCAGCGCGACGTGCTCCTCAAGCCCGGTTCGGCACTGGCCGTGACCGTGGACCGGGGCGATCCCCAGGACGCGGACGACGCTCCCGCGGCACCGTCTCCCTCGCGTACCGAAGAGTAG
- a CDS encoding rhodanese-like domain-containing protein, with protein MRASTAVLIVLALLVLWDAGWWLAGVRPLSPWALKAALKKDAPPTILDVRTPGEYALFHIPGAINVPYPASLNELALAAPDPNKPLVVVCMTGHRSPPTVRQMQQGGYTDVRNLTGGMAAWKLFGGQTLSTD; from the coding sequence GTGCGCGCCTCAACCGCCGTCCTCATCGTTCTTGCCTTGCTGGTGCTGTGGGATGCGGGCTGGTGGTTGGCGGGCGTCCGTCCCCTGTCTCCGTGGGCGCTGAAGGCGGCCCTGAAAAAGGATGCTCCCCCGACGATCCTCGACGTGCGCACGCCCGGCGAGTATGCGTTGTTCCACATCCCCGGCGCGATCAACGTGCCGTATCCGGCCAGCCTGAACGAGCTGGCACTGGCCGCGCCCGATCCGAACAAACCCCTGGTCGTGGTCTGCATGACCGGGCATCGCTCCCCGCCCACGGTCCGGCAGATGCAGCAGGGCGGCTACACCGACGTGCGCAATCTGACCGGCGGCATGGCCGCGTGGAAACTCTTCGGCGGCCAGACGCTCTCAACCGACTGA
- a CDS encoding UbiA-like polyprenyltransferase, whose protein sequence is MSFAKDLATICRMVKIEHSVFALPFAYMGAFLAAGGWPGLYNLVVLTVAMVAVRSFAMAFNRYADLDIDRENPRTQKRELVTGELSTRFTLVFIAGTAVVFVAACALMNTLCLLLSPVALVMAASYSFCKRFTYWCHFVLGTVLGLAPVAGWICVSPSISLSSVLLFCGVTLWVAGFDLLYASQDADFDREHGLWSIPARLGLPAALFISTLSHVAAAAFLLLAGWAAQLGAVYFTVAVLMGVVLMAEHLLVKADDMSRVNVAFFTMNGVISVVLFLATVIDLAVQG, encoded by the coding sequence ATGAGTTTTGCCAAGGACCTGGCCACCATATGCAGGATGGTCAAGATCGAGCACTCGGTTTTTGCCCTGCCTTTCGCCTACATGGGCGCGTTCCTGGCCGCCGGAGGGTGGCCTGGGTTGTACAACCTGGTCGTGTTGACCGTGGCCATGGTGGCCGTGCGCTCATTCGCCATGGCCTTCAACCGCTACGCCGACCTGGACATCGACCGCGAGAACCCGCGCACCCAGAAACGCGAACTGGTCACGGGCGAGCTGTCCACCCGGTTCACCCTGGTGTTCATCGCGGGCACGGCCGTGGTCTTCGTGGCCGCCTGCGCATTGATGAACACCCTCTGCCTGCTGCTTTCACCCGTGGCCCTGGTCATGGCCGCGTCCTACAGCTTCTGCAAGCGGTTCACCTACTGGTGCCACTTCGTGCTGGGTACGGTTCTGGGGTTGGCCCCGGTGGCGGGCTGGATCTGCGTGTCGCCGTCCATTTCCCTGTCTTCGGTCCTGCTGTTCTGCGGCGTGACCCTGTGGGTGGCCGGGTTCGATCTGCTGTACGCCAGTCAGGACGCGGACTTCGACCGCGAACACGGCCTGTGGTCCATCCCGGCCCGGCTGGGTCTTCCGGCGGCTCTGTTCATCTCCACCCTGAGCCATGTGGCGGCGGCCGCCTTCCTGCTGCTGGCCGGCTGGGCCGCGCAGCTCGGCGCGGTCTATTTTACGGTGGCGGTGCTGATGGGCGTGGTCCTCATGGCAGAGCACCTGCTGGTCAAGGCGGACGACATGAGCCGTGTGAATGTGGCCTTCTTCACCATGAACGGGGTCATCTCGGTGGTCCTGTTCCTTGCCACTGTCATTGATCTGGCGGTTCAGGGCTGA
- the rfaE2 gene encoding D-glycero-beta-D-manno-heptose 1-phosphate adenylyltransferase: MSLPENSKLMSIRTFLKRKSAFMPGHRMVFTNGCFDILHPGHVDLLTRARALGDSLVLGLNSDESVKMLGKGDDRPLNSAEERAFVLAGLACVDHIIIFHESTPLELIKACRPQILVKGGDWPVDQIVGADVVTKAGGEVHSLPLLEGYSTTAFLEKVRG; encoded by the coding sequence ATGTCCCTGCCCGAAAATTCCAAGCTCATGTCCATCCGCACCTTCCTCAAACGGAAGAGTGCCTTCATGCCCGGACACCGGATGGTCTTCACCAACGGCTGCTTCGACATCCTCCACCCCGGCCATGTGGACCTGCTCACACGCGCCCGCGCGCTGGGCGACTCCCTGGTGCTCGGCCTCAACTCCGACGAGTCCGTCAAAATGCTCGGCAAAGGTGACGACCGTCCCCTGAACTCCGCCGAGGAACGGGCCTTCGTCCTGGCCGGACTCGCCTGCGTGGACCACATCATCATCTTCCACGAATCCACACCGCTCGAACTCATCAAGGCCTGCCGTCCCCAGATTCTGGTCAAGGGCGGCGACTGGCCCGTCGACCAGATCGTCGGCGCCGACGTGGTCACCAAGGCGGGCGGCGAAGTGCACAGCCTGCCGCTGCTGGAAGGGTATTCCACGACGGCGTTTCTGGAGAAAGTGCGGGGCTAG
- the selD gene encoding selenide, water dikinase SelD, with protein sequence MEKLKLVQMVKAAGUAAKITPGDLEIALSGLGVRPDNRVLAGGPGDNEDAAILSFPAGKALVQTVDFFTPVVNDPYRFGCIAAANALSDVYAMGGEPWAAMNIVCFPADKLPMSVLAEVLRGGKDKVEEAGAVPSGGHSVDDQEIKYGLAVSGAVDPDRFASNRGVRPGDQLILTKPIGTGVLATAVKGDMPGCEEMEDLLFETCGRLNKTGGTIIRELGLTGATDITGFGLGGHMIELAEASHVTLELRMHDVPLLPGALDMASMGLLPAGSICNRRHYLPKVKVADGLDPIHFDMMFDAQTSGGLILAVPPKLVDKAMAMLEDAGEPAALVGRALPTDAGGQPLAII encoded by the coding sequence ATGGAAAAGTTGAAACTGGTCCAGATGGTCAAGGCCGCGGGCTGAGCGGCTAAAATCACTCCAGGGGACCTGGAGATCGCACTTTCGGGCCTCGGGGTCCGTCCTGACAACCGCGTACTCGCCGGAGGCCCCGGCGACAACGAGGACGCGGCCATTTTGTCTTTTCCGGCCGGCAAGGCCCTGGTTCAGACAGTGGACTTCTTCACTCCGGTGGTCAATGATCCCTACCGGTTCGGCTGCATCGCCGCTGCCAACGCCCTGTCCGACGTCTACGCCATGGGCGGTGAGCCGTGGGCGGCCATGAACATCGTCTGCTTCCCGGCGGACAAGCTGCCCATGTCCGTGCTGGCCGAGGTGCTGCGCGGCGGCAAGGACAAAGTGGAGGAAGCGGGCGCGGTACCCAGCGGCGGGCACAGCGTGGACGACCAGGAAATCAAGTACGGACTGGCCGTGTCCGGGGCCGTGGATCCGGACCGTTTCGCCTCCAACCGGGGCGTCAGACCTGGCGACCAGCTGATCCTGACCAAGCCCATCGGCACGGGCGTCCTGGCTACGGCGGTCAAGGGCGATATGCCCGGCTGCGAGGAGATGGAGGACCTGCTTTTCGAGACCTGCGGACGATTGAACAAGACCGGCGGCACGATCATCCGCGAACTGGGCCTGACCGGGGCCACGGACATCACCGGGTTCGGCCTGGGCGGACACATGATCGAGCTGGCCGAGGCCAGCCATGTGACGCTCGAGCTGCGCATGCACGACGTGCCGCTTCTGCCCGGCGCGCTGGACATGGCCTCCATGGGACTTCTGCCCGCCGGGTCCATCTGCAACCGCCGCCACTATCTGCCCAAGGTCAAGGTGGCCGACGGGCTGGACCCCATCCATTTCGACATGATGTTCGACGCGCAAACCTCGGGCGGACTGATCCTGGCCGTGCCGCCCAAACTGGTGGACAAGGCCATGGCCATGCTGGAAGACGCGGGCGAACCCGCCGCCCTGGTGGGCCGGGCTCTGCCTACCGACGCAGGGGGCCAGCCCCTGGCCATCATTTAA
- a CDS encoding YkgJ family cysteine cluster protein, whose product MQQDETKEFLDSLPELEEGKTYCFKCYPGIECFNACCSDLDMVLTPYDILRMRSALNMSSVDFLRVHTTAFHAPDTNFPVFKFKMLDNARRSCAFVTPEGCRIYADRPGACRMYPLGRATRPDGKGGVLEQFFIVKEDHCKGFLEKDEWTGESWKQDQGFKDYTAFNDRYMNILSRTRQLGHPISDKLNQMAILALYRIDDFQGFIQKMQLFERVEVDEKRQQAITSNENVALSFAMDWFELVLFQDTSKLKPKNVPMRRKGVRPEGN is encoded by the coding sequence ATGCAACAAGACGAGACCAAGGAATTTTTGGACTCCCTTCCGGAACTGGAAGAGGGCAAGACATACTGTTTCAAATGCTACCCCGGCATCGAGTGTTTCAATGCCTGCTGCTCGGACCTGGACATGGTCCTGACGCCGTATGACATCCTGCGCATGCGGTCCGCGCTGAACATGTCGTCCGTGGACTTCCTGCGCGTGCACACCACGGCCTTCCACGCGCCGGACACCAACTTCCCGGTGTTCAAGTTCAAGATGCTCGACAACGCCCGCCGGTCCTGCGCCTTCGTCACCCCCGAAGGGTGCCGCATCTACGCCGACCGGCCCGGCGCCTGCCGCATGTATCCGCTGGGACGGGCCACCCGCCCGGACGGCAAGGGCGGCGTGCTCGAACAGTTCTTCATCGTCAAGGAGGACCACTGCAAGGGCTTCCTCGAAAAGGACGAGTGGACCGGCGAATCCTGGAAACAGGACCAGGGTTTCAAGGACTACACCGCGTTCAACGACCGGTACATGAACATCCTGTCGCGTACCCGCCAGCTGGGCCACCCCATCTCGGACAAGCTCAACCAGATGGCCATCCTCGCCCTGTACCGCATCGACGACTTCCAGGGATTCATCCAGAAGATGCAGCTCTTCGAGCGCGTCGAAGTGGACGAGAAACGCCAGCAGGCCATTACCTCCAACGAGAACGTGGCCCTGTCGTTCGCCATGGACTGGTTCGAGCTCGTGCTCTTCCAGGACACCTCCAAGCTCAAGCCCAAAAACGTCCCCATGCGGCGCAAAGGCGTCCGGCCCGAAGGAAACTGA
- a CDS encoding MarR family transcriptional regulator → MVGRINHAIVEFFEKLSSWEHDVVREKGMTLPQMHTLEVLGIHGAMRMKELAEAMGITTGTLTVLVDRLEDKECVRRVPHDTDRRSINVELTEQGKALFEEHDRLHLRLTEELVASCPPEDREALLRCLTSMNAQF, encoded by the coding sequence ATGGTCGGCAGAATCAACCACGCCATTGTGGAGTTTTTCGAGAAGCTCTCGTCCTGGGAGCACGACGTGGTCCGCGAAAAGGGCATGACCCTGCCGCAGATGCACACCCTGGAGGTGCTCGGCATCCACGGGGCCATGCGCATGAAGGAACTGGCCGAGGCCATGGGCATCACCACCGGCACCCTGACCGTGCTGGTGGACCGCCTTGAGGACAAGGAATGCGTGCGCCGCGTGCCGCACGACACGGACCGCCGGTCCATCAACGTGGAGCTGACCGAGCAGGGTAAGGCGCTGTTCGAGGAGCACGACCGTTTGCATCTGCGCCTGACCGAGGAACTGGTGGCGTCGTGTCCGCCCGAGGACCGCGAGGCGCTGCTGCGCTGCCTGACGAGCATGAACGCGCAGTTCTAG
- a CDS encoding glycosyltransferase, producing MADPMFKVDMHVHSRFSTRPSQWILQKIGCPESFTEPRRLYDIALSRGMDMVTITDHNTIAGSLEIAHLPNTFISEEITTYFPEDRCKLHVLAYDITEAQHEDIQRCRENVFDLVPYLREQNIVHVLAHPLFAVNDRLTPAHFEQSLLLFNILEENGTRDARQNKTLRDIVSRLTPLDIDRLANTHNIEPYGNEPWEKGITGGSDDHSSLNIARMHTVFPGQPTLSNILTGLREHTTRPAGSPANPRTMAHNLYGIAYQFYRSRTGSLSPEVSEHLCFRFIKAALHPGDEPKQTLSTLLQRIIGRGKATLHREYGPTDSVQGLLLKEAADIIAHDPSLLRIARGKVDDVITLEREWARFVSLAANRVLAQFADRTLNSVLGANLFDVFHSIGSAGSLYTLLAPYFVGYDLFSTERAFSNQCLNRFRKRDVRTSDDLKIAHFTDTFDEINGVARTIRQQLKMVARHGKDMTVVTCGARADVPGAVSFEPVGRFDIPEYPEISLAYPPFLDMLTHCFEQEYDCILAATPGPVGLAALAISKILKLPFHGTYHTAFPEYVGAFTEDAGLEDGCWRYMSWFYNQMQVIYAPSEATKFELIDRGIDPGKIVTYPRGVDTERFHPAKRNGFFSQFDIGGGTKLLYVGRVSKEKGLDTLTEAFRKASRMRDAIQLIVVGDGPYLAEMQRALRSTPATFTGVLKGEALAQAYASADLFVFPSATDTFGNVVLEAQASGLPVIVTDKGGPAENVLPNETGLIVPAGDPDSLLRAILHMVDTPERIQYMRRKARSHVENRTFDATFLKTWEIFGDHVAA from the coding sequence ATGGCTGACCCCATGTTCAAGGTGGACATGCACGTCCACTCACGCTTTTCCACGCGCCCGTCGCAGTGGATACTGCAGAAGATCGGCTGTCCCGAAAGCTTCACCGAGCCGCGCCGTCTCTACGACATCGCGCTCTCGCGGGGCATGGACATGGTCACCATAACCGACCACAACACCATCGCCGGTTCGCTCGAGATCGCGCACCTGCCCAACACCTTCATCAGCGAGGAGATCACCACCTACTTCCCCGAAGACCGCTGCAAGCTCCATGTCCTGGCCTACGACATCACCGAAGCCCAGCACGAAGACATTCAGCGCTGCCGCGAAAACGTCTTCGACCTCGTGCCTTATCTCCGCGAACAGAACATCGTCCACGTCCTGGCCCACCCGCTCTTCGCGGTCAACGACCGCCTCACCCCGGCCCACTTCGAACAGTCCCTGCTGCTGTTCAACATCCTCGAGGAGAACGGCACCCGCGACGCGCGCCAGAACAAGACCCTGCGCGACATCGTCTCCCGCCTCACGCCGCTGGACATCGACCGGCTGGCCAACACCCACAACATCGAGCCCTACGGCAACGAGCCGTGGGAAAAGGGCATCACCGGCGGCTCCGACGACCACTCCTCACTGAACATCGCGCGAATGCACACGGTATTTCCGGGCCAGCCCACTCTGAGCAACATCCTGACCGGTCTGCGCGAGCACACCACGCGGCCCGCGGGAAGCCCGGCCAACCCCAGGACCATGGCCCACAACCTCTACGGCATCGCCTACCAGTTCTACCGCTCGCGCACCGGCTCCCTCTCGCCCGAGGTCTCCGAGCACCTCTGCTTCCGCTTCATCAAGGCCGCGCTGCACCCCGGCGACGAACCCAAACAGACTCTTTCCACCCTGCTCCAGCGCATCATCGGGCGCGGCAAGGCCACCCTGCACCGCGAATACGGCCCCACCGACTCGGTCCAGGGGCTGCTCCTCAAGGAGGCCGCCGACATCATTGCCCACGACCCCAGCCTGCTGCGCATCGCCAGGGGCAAGGTCGACGACGTCATCACCCTGGAACGCGAATGGGCCCGGTTCGTCTCCCTGGCTGCCAACCGCGTGCTCGCCCAGTTCGCGGACCGAACCCTCAACTCGGTGCTCGGTGCCAACCTGTTCGACGTCTTCCACTCCATCGGCTCGGCAGGTTCCCTCTACACCCTGCTTGCCCCCTACTTCGTGGGCTACGACCTCTTTTCCACGGAACGCGCCTTCTCCAACCAGTGCCTCAACCGCTTCCGCAAGCGCGATGTGCGTACCAGCGACGATCTCAAGATCGCCCACTTCACCGACACCTTCGACGAGATCAACGGCGTGGCCCGAACCATCCGCCAGCAACTCAAGATGGTCGCCCGGCACGGCAAGGACATGACCGTGGTCACCTGCGGCGCCCGAGCCGACGTGCCCGGCGCAGTCTCCTTCGAGCCCGTAGGCCGCTTCGACATCCCGGAATACCCCGAAATTTCTCTGGCATACCCGCCGTTTCTCGACATGCTCACCCACTGCTTCGAGCAGGAGTACGACTGCATCCTGGCCGCCACCCCCGGCCCGGTCGGTCTGGCCGCTCTGGCCATATCCAAGATTCTGAAGCTCCCCTTCCACGGCACCTATCACACCGCCTTCCCCGAATACGTCGGGGCCTTCACCGAGGACGCGGGGCTGGAAGACGGCTGCTGGCGCTACATGTCGTGGTTCTACAACCAGATGCAGGTCATCTACGCGCCCAGCGAGGCGACCAAATTCGAGCTCATCGACCGGGGCATCGACCCGGGCAAGATCGTCACCTACCCGCGCGGCGTCGACACCGAACGGTTCCACCCGGCCAAGCGCAACGGCTTCTTCAGCCAGTTCGACATCGGCGGCGGCACCAAACTGCTCTACGTGGGGCGCGTGTCCAAGGAAAAGGGACTCGACACCCTGACCGAAGCGTTCCGCAAGGCCTCGCGCATGCGTGACGCCATCCAGCTTATCGTGGTCGGCGACGGCCCGTATCTCGCCGAGATGCAACGCGCCCTGCGCTCCACCCCGGCCACCTTCACCGGCGTGCTCAAGGGCGAAGCCCTGGCCCAGGCCTATGCCAGCGCCGACCTGTTCGTCTTCCCCTCGGCCACCGACACCTTCGGCAACGTGGTCCTCGAAGCCCAGGCCTCGGGACTGCCCGTCATCGTCACCGACAAGGGCGGCCCGGCCGAAAACGTCCTGCCCAACGAAACAGGTCTCATCGTCCCAGCTGGCGACCCCGACTCCCTGCTCCGCGCCATCCTCCACATGGTCGATACCCCCGAACGCATCCAGTACATGCGCCGCAAGGCCCGCTCACACGTGGAAAACCGCACTTTCGACGCCACCTTCCTGAAGACCTGGGAAATATTCGGCGACCACGTGGCCGCGTAG
- a CDS encoding sulfite exporter TauE/SafE family protein yields the protein MQFDSIFWVALQSSVFLGLVHGVNPCGHSWLVLAPFVYGEKRGGRVLSLTLSFIAGTTLACLLIGLTLGSISLAIPHSFTLYVDVATFAVLLLLGLILIFRPHLLHSHDHDHEHGHDHHHDHDHHHEHGHEHTHVHAHDDHGEEDHDHDHHHHDHDHHEADGHCHACHGHGAKPTARSMTVWGLFTIGFVNMIVPCPTVALMYTYALDSGSVLKGTAVFGVYAVATGLTLGAIIFAIYKAAGLMRTLTQEWIEPLVMRAAGVMTIAFGAYSLYTSI from the coding sequence ATGCAATTCGATTCCATATTCTGGGTGGCCCTGCAGTCAAGCGTCTTTCTCGGGCTGGTGCACGGTGTCAATCCATGCGGCCACTCCTGGCTGGTTCTGGCCCCGTTCGTGTACGGCGAGAAGCGGGGCGGGCGGGTCCTGTCCCTGACCCTGTCGTTTATCGCCGGGACCACCCTGGCCTGCCTGCTCATCGGGCTGACGCTCGGCTCGATCTCCCTGGCCATTCCCCATTCCTTCACCCTGTACGTGGACGTGGCCACCTTTGCGGTTCTGCTTCTTCTGGGGTTGATCCTGATATTCAGGCCGCATCTGCTGCACAGCCACGACCATGACCACGAACACGGGCATGACCACCATCATGACCATGACCACCATCATGAGCACGGTCACGAGCATACGCACGTCCATGCCCACGACGATCACGGGGAGGAGGACCATGATCACGATCATCACCACCACGACCACGATCACCACGAGGCGGACGGTCACTGCCACGCCTGCCATGGTCACGGGGCCAAACCCACGGCCCGGTCCATGACCGTGTGGGGCCTGTTCACCATCGGGTTCGTGAACATGATCGTGCCGTGTCCGACCGTAGCGCTCATGTACACCTACGCGCTCGACTCGGGCAGCGTGCTCAAGGGCACGGCGGTCTTCGGCGTGTACGCCGTGGCCACCGGGCTGACGCTCGGCGCGATCATATTCGCCATCTACAAGGCTGCCGGGCTGATGCGCACCCTGACCCAGGAGTGGATCGAGCCCCTGGTCATGCGCGCCGCCGGGGTCATGACCATCGCGTTCGGGGCCTACAGCCTGTATACGTCCATCTAG
- a CDS encoding DMT family transporter — translation MKWIYLLFALAAGAMMPVQAGINLRLRGSLGDPVWAAAASFGVGTVVLIVYLLVSRTPVPSLGMASSAPAWAWTGGALGAFFVFASIVLAGQIGATSMMAWLLVGQLVASLALDHYGLVGYQVHAVSWPRVFGVCLLLVGALLVNKY, via the coding sequence ATGAAGTGGATATATCTTCTTTTCGCCTTGGCCGCCGGGGCGATGATGCCGGTTCAGGCAGGCATAAACCTCAGGCTGCGCGGCTCGTTGGGCGATCCGGTCTGGGCCGCGGCGGCGTCCTTCGGAGTGGGTACCGTGGTCCTGATCGTCTACCTGCTGGTCTCGCGTACCCCCGTGCCTTCGCTGGGCATGGCGTCTTCCGCCCCGGCCTGGGCCTGGACGGGCGGGGCGCTGGGCGCGTTTTTCGTCTTCGCCAGCATTGTCCTGGCCGGGCAGATCGGGGCCACGAGCATGATGGCTTGGCTGCTTGTCGGACAGCTCGTCGCGTCCCTTGCGCTGGACCACTACGGCCTGGTCGGGTATCAGGTACATGCGGTGTCCTGGCCCCGCGTCTTCGGGGTCTGCCTGCTGCTGGTCGGGGCGCTGCTGGTCAACAAATACTAA